From Acidobacteriota bacterium, one genomic window encodes:
- a CDS encoding peptidase M4 family protein — translation MQSSLKRTASVLSVMMVGLIWVGWAASPSTRHRPLRSVDQPVRTPMTQPAVLIPQSITSAKSAYSTPMYLRGALGAITTEDPVAAATSFLKTFRCLLKLEDGDNDFQLLTASRDDLGMAHVKFQHVYSGIPVWPEQVIVHVNTLGQVYCFNGIYQNIHVDALNPGVPADEAENIARQSQPCPVDIEASTKLVIYNFHTPAPTLAWEVEMKPLEVYPYHYRVFVNAKTGEITNSIDEVYTGYATTSSGILIHNSQAVTLDTWHYDDGYTYLIDASKSMFPGYLDVNTFQGTIVILDKSSGWIFTPVIYDPNLDNTFNDNYAIMAGGTASYHVSEVYDYFYDTHNWTGFSNTSGSIKVYVNDISNLDNAYYVNNSITLGAGGVWSNNWAAALDLTAHEYAHGVTDATCRLVYQYESGAMNESMSDVIGCLVDDANWTLGEIIIKTNPLGATAFRNMADPHNGQPTNSPLWQPAHMSEFVSMSVNDDNGGVHKNCGIPNKAFYLTAASIGRSKAERIYFRAWTNYFTANTDFSAARLAIEQAAIDLHGNNSAEHNAVKSAFDAVGIAGGAGPADDYFLYFPLAANFEYFGKTFDNTLWIINTQDQTVHYALDLYNWQGAGAGTTGNRTLAAHAMEGWIMPDNSNMGIATADGRIIGICDHKSPDGYVAVSTTPAEIFTNAIFIPHIPSTYPVWFSLCGIANVTDTVSDVIYLDNDDKGALFDLAAPYSSAFFDFELLYMDLYGELPDPAELGGLWGFFANYDLDLQKVLEPNLVGTEIFGLKATNDCAGLNLDPFVGRTLLFSHIANPPQGWWTGIAMVSLSVDPDPNDAVTTHPILITAYTEAGEMLKQTVTEIPYLGKMAYQAHTWLVDGQRVIPDDADWILASSMQEGYSITGFELFGLQNPPAGIDGLAGLEAAKIVSQRLLFPRVANGNALGDGLQQWTGIAVINPNAASANLTYRLYNMNGNLIQTRPKTIGPYMKDIGFANELFSIGDFWGWVTVDSNLPVTGFEVFGYQDYRSIAGVTAFNE, via the coding sequence ATGCAATCTTCTCTGAAACGCACCGCGTCGGTCCTGTCGGTGATGATGGTCGGTCTGATCTGGGTTGGCTGGGCGGCCTCACCATCAACGCGCCATCGCCCGCTCCGTTCTGTAGATCAACCGGTCAGGACGCCGATGACTCAGCCAGCGGTGTTGATTCCCCAGTCGATCACCTCGGCTAAATCAGCTTACAGCACGCCGATGTACCTGCGGGGTGCGCTCGGTGCGATAACAACCGAGGACCCGGTGGCTGCTGCAACCAGTTTCCTCAAGACTTTTCGTTGTCTGCTCAAGCTGGAAGACGGTGACAATGATTTCCAACTGCTGACGGCTTCGCGCGATGATCTCGGCATGGCGCATGTGAAGTTTCAACACGTGTACAGCGGCATCCCGGTCTGGCCCGAGCAAGTCATCGTCCATGTCAACACCTTGGGGCAGGTGTACTGTTTCAACGGGATCTACCAGAACATCCATGTGGACGCACTCAACCCCGGCGTCCCCGCAGATGAGGCTGAAAACATCGCGCGTCAATCCCAACCGTGTCCCGTGGATATCGAAGCCTCAACGAAACTGGTCATTTACAATTTCCATACTCCAGCCCCAACTTTGGCTTGGGAAGTTGAAATGAAGCCGCTGGAAGTGTACCCGTACCATTACCGGGTTTTTGTGAACGCAAAAACCGGTGAAATCACAAACAGCATCGATGAGGTTTACACGGGTTACGCCACAACCTCTTCGGGCATATTGATCCACAACAGCCAGGCAGTGACCCTCGATACATGGCACTATGATGACGGATACACTTATCTGATAGACGCGTCAAAGAGCATGTTCCCGGGATACCTTGATGTTAATACTTTTCAAGGAACGATAGTCATTCTTGATAAAAGTAGCGGATGGATTTTCACTCCCGTCATTTATGACCCCAATCTGGATAACACATTCAATGATAACTATGCGATCATGGCTGGTGGCACTGCCAGTTATCATGTGAGTGAAGTCTATGATTACTTCTACGATACCCACAATTGGACCGGTTTCAGCAACACAAGTGGTTCGATAAAGGTCTATGTAAACGATATCTCCAATCTGGATAACGCATATTACGTAAACAACAGCATCACACTCGGAGCGGGCGGTGTATGGTCTAACAACTGGGCTGCGGCCCTTGATCTGACTGCTCATGAGTATGCCCATGGCGTGACCGATGCCACTTGCCGTCTGGTTTATCAGTACGAATCAGGTGCGATGAACGAGTCCATGTCCGATGTGATCGGTTGCCTGGTGGATGACGCCAATTGGACTCTTGGCGAGATAATCATAAAAACTAATCCTTTGGGGGCGACTGCTTTCAGAAACATGGCCGATCCGCACAACGGGCAACCCACCAACAGCCCTCTCTGGCAACCGGCACATATGAGCGAGTTTGTGTCCATGTCGGTGAACGATGACAACGGTGGCGTTCATAAGAACTGCGGCATTCCAAACAAGGCATTCTATCTGACAGCAGCCAGTATTGGCCGCAGCAAAGCCGAGCGCATCTACTTCCGCGCCTGGACCAACTACTTCACGGCGAACACCGATTTCTCCGCGGCCCGTCTGGCGATCGAACAGGCCGCCATCGACCTGCATGGCAACAATTCAGCCGAGCATAACGCGGTCAAATCAGCGTTTGATGCGGTTGGGATCGCCGGCGGGGCCGGGCCGGCCGATGACTATTTCCTGTATTTCCCTTTGGCCGCGAATTTTGAGTACTTTGGCAAGACCTTCGATAACACGCTGTGGATCATCAACACGCAAGATCAGACCGTGCACTATGCCCTGGATCTGTATAACTGGCAGGGCGCCGGTGCGGGCACCACCGGGAACCGCACGTTGGCCGCCCACGCGATGGAAGGGTGGATAATGCCGGACAATTCGAATATGGGGATAGCGACGGCCGACGGCCGGATCATCGGAATCTGCGATCACAAATCCCCCGACGGCTATGTTGCCGTCTCGACCACGCCAGCCGAAATATTCACAAATGCCATTTTCATTCCTCATATTCCGTCCACATACCCGGTCTGGTTCTCGCTGTGCGGCATCGCCAATGTGACCGACACGGTGAGTGATGTGATTTATTTGGATAACGATGACAAGGGAGCTCTCTTTGATTTGGCTGCACCATACTCCAGTGCATTTTTCGATTTTGAGCTGCTGTATATGGATCTTTATGGGGAGCTGCCGGATCCGGCCGAGCTCGGCGGGCTTTGGGGATTTTTTGCGAATTACGATCTGGATCTTCAAAAGGTCCTGGAGCCCAATCTGGTCGGGACCGAGATTTTTGGTCTCAAGGCCACAAACGATTGTGCCGGGCTGAACTTGGATCCCTTCGTGGGGCGGACGCTGCTCTTCAGCCACATCGCCAATCCGCCCCAGGGATGGTGGACCGGCATCGCAATGGTCAGCCTGTCGGTCGATCCCGATCCGAATGACGCCGTCACCACACACCCGATCCTGATCACGGCGTATACGGAAGCCGGTGAGATGCTGAAACAGACCGTGACCGAGATCCCATACCTGGGCAAGATGGCGTATCAGGCGCACACCTGGCTGGTGGATGGACAACGCGTGATACCGGACGACGCGGATTGGATCTTGGCTTCGAGCATGCAGGAGGGATATTCAATTACCGGCTTCGAATTGTTTGGCTTACAGAATCCGCCGGCGGGGATCGACGGGTTGGCCGGTCTGGAGGCGGCCAAAATCGTGAGTCAGCGGTTGTTGTTTCCCCGCGTGGCCAACGGAAATGCGTTGGGAGATGGTTTGCAGCAATGGACGGGCATCGCCGTGATCAACCCCAACGCCGCTTCGGCGAATTTGACTTACCGTTTGTACAACATGAATGGCAATCTAATCCAGACCCGCCCGAAGACGATCGGCCCGTATATGAAGGATATCGGTTTTGCCAATGAATTGTTCAGCATCGGCGATTTCTGGGGGTGGGTGACCGTGGATTCCAATCTGCCCGTGACCGGCTTCGAGGTTTTTGGCTATCAGGATTATCGGTCGATTGCCGGCGTCACGGCATTCAACGAATGA